One genomic region from Clostridium saccharobutylicum DSM 13864 encodes:
- a CDS encoding ABC transporter permease, producing MINLFRTEVYKLFLSKSFWIVFIMSTLFGITMTPDSHTFITGYENIGVSFYYACLLMVFPILLGAISFGNDFLDRTINNTVCAGHSRFQIFVCKVSAYFIGVNLVILFSPIVNVILNIILHRYTTVYFINEGNILAKTIITTSLLGMAMSSISIFAAFIFRDIGKTVGISVVIYFINISLLNSTNDIRTTIFRFLPLAQARLILYRPLIRNQFKEAGLIGIITILFFLSISYFCFKKTELR from the coding sequence GTGATCAATCTGTTTAGAACCGAGGTTTACAAATTATTTTTGAGTAAAAGTTTTTGGATTGTGTTTATCATGAGTACACTTTTTGGAATTACCATGACTCCAGATAGTCATACATTCATAACTGGATATGAAAATATAGGGGTAAGCTTTTATTATGCATGTTTATTAATGGTGTTTCCAATACTACTTGGAGCAATTTCTTTTGGAAATGATTTTTTAGATAGAACTATAAATAATACAGTATGTGCAGGTCATAGCAGATTTCAAATATTTGTTTGCAAGGTGTCAGCATATTTCATTGGAGTTAATTTAGTTATTTTATTTAGCCCAATTGTAAATGTAATTCTTAATATTATTTTACACAGATATACTACAGTATATTTTATAAATGAGGGAAATATTTTAGCTAAAACAATAATAACAACATCTTTATTAGGAATGGCTATGTCAAGTATAAGTATATTTGCTGCTTTTATATTTAGAGATATTGGTAAAACAGTTGGAATTTCGGTTGTTATATACTTTATAAATATTTCTCTTTTAAATTCTACAAATGATATAAGAACAACTATATTTAGATTTTTGCCATTAGCACAAGCACGCCTTATTTTATATAGGCCTTTAATACGCAATCAATTTAAAGAAGCAGGACTAATTGGAATTATTACAATATTATTTTTCTTAAGCATATCATATTTTTGCTTTAAAAAAACAGAGTTACGATAA
- a CDS encoding ABC-2 family transporter protein, with protein MKKLLKMEMYEISHNYIYLLMIGIAIVYGAYSGYGDLEMNCYNLPIGGYEALLAMLYDAPGTCILISAFPALLIGKSFSNRTLISKISYGNSRGIVFFSKAISILIITTAVMLIYSFSGAFAVTIKYGWNAPAEVNIIILMKILICTTLLYLAIFSIIIFFGVIFRDNLKTVIVSVITILMNAIYLFVARTMNLPLYMHPMNLLRVILTHNSIFQFISFSLEAIILLGIILTLSYNIFRNCELK; from the coding sequence ATGAAAAAGTTATTAAAAATGGAGATGTATGAGATTAGCCATAATTATATTTATTTGCTTATGATAGGAATTGCGATTGTTTATGGAGCATATTCAGGTTATGGAGATTTAGAAATGAATTGTTATAATTTACCTATAGGAGGGTATGAAGCGTTACTAGCAATGTTATATGATGCTCCAGGAACTTGTATATTAATTTCAGCTTTTCCAGCATTACTAATAGGAAAAAGTTTTTCAAATAGGACCTTAATATCTAAAATTTCATATGGAAATAGTAGAGGCATTGTATTTTTTAGCAAAGCTATTTCAATACTTATTATTACAACTGCAGTAATGCTTATTTATTCTTTTTCTGGTGCATTTGCTGTTACAATAAAGTATGGGTGGAATGCACCCGCTGAAGTGAATATAATTATATTAATGAAAATTTTAATTTGTACAACATTATTATATCTAGCTATTTTTTCTATAATAATATTCTTTGGAGTAATATTTAGGGATAACTTAAAAACTGTTATAGTATCAGTTATTACAATTCTTATGAATGCAATATATTTATTTGTTGCTAGAACTATGAATTTACCATTATATATGCATCCAATGAATTTACTTAGAGTTATTTTAACCCATAATTCAATATTTCAATTTATATCATTTTCTTTAGAAGCTATAATTTTATTAGGTATTATACTAACTTTAAGCTATAATATATTTCGTAATTGTGAATTAAAATAA
- a CDS encoding sensor histidine kinase: MLVILILSLLIILLILYVYYLKTQIKSIGKQLENISEGKTEKKIDISLLDKDIEYLAGSINRNINFQNQLRIEVLRNEQKLKDSIASISHDLRTPLTSIMGYLQLLEKSELSENQREKINIIKKKSEILHNLITSFFEITIIENDRMHIKLEKINMNNFLSDALLQNIISFKEAGIEPIFDLPNTTIFAQADKMILQRIIQNLISNMLKYTSSYAKISLTQKDHVELSFANKIQDSRKIDVNLLFEKFYTADRSRSSGSTGLGLYIVKLLAEKINAKVVAEIEENILILKIVF; encoded by the coding sequence ATGCTTGTTATATTAATATTAAGTCTTTTAATTATTTTACTAATTTTATATGTGTATTATTTAAAAACTCAAATAAAAAGTATTGGGAAACAATTAGAAAATATTTCAGAAGGAAAAACAGAAAAGAAGATAGATATATCACTGCTTGATAAAGATATTGAATATCTTGCAGGAAGCATTAATAGAAATATAAATTTTCAAAACCAGCTAAGAATAGAGGTTTTGAGAAATGAGCAAAAACTTAAGGATTCTATTGCAAGTATATCACATGATTTAAGAACGCCTCTTACTTCTATAATGGGTTATCTACAGTTGCTTGAAAAAAGTGAATTATCAGAAAATCAAAGAGAAAAAATAAATATTATAAAAAAGAAATCTGAAATTTTGCATAATCTCATTACTAGTTTTTTTGAAATAACAATTATTGAAAATGATAGAATGCACATAAAGTTAGAAAAAATTAATATGAATAATTTTCTTTCAGATGCATTGCTCCAAAATATAATTTCATTTAAAGAAGCCGGGATTGAGCCGATTTTTGATTTACCTAATACTACAATTTTTGCTCAGGCAGATAAAATGATTTTGCAGCGTATTATACAAAACTTAATATCCAATATGCTTAAATATACTTCGAGCTATGCAAAGATATCACTTACTCAAAAAGATCATGTTGAACTTAGCTTTGCAAACAAGATTCAAGATTCTAGAAAAATAGATGTAAACTTATTATTTGAAAAGTTTTATACAGCTGATAGATCAAGAAGTTCAGGCAGCACAGGTTTAGGTCTTTATATTGTAAAATTATTGGCAGAGAAGATAAATGCTAAAGTTGTAGCAGAAATTGAAGAAAATATTTTAATATTAAAAATTGTATTTTAA
- a CDS encoding sialate O-acetylesterase: MIKSFLMLGQSNMAGRGFIHEVPPIYNERIQMLRNGRWQMMTEPINYDRPVSGISLAGSFADAWCSQNQEDTIGLIPCAEGGSSLDEWAVDEVLFRHAITEAKFAMQSSELTGILWHQGENDSINGNYKVYYKKLLLIIESLRKELNAPDIPLIIGGLGDFLGKEGFGKSCTEYNFINQELQKFAFEQDNCYFVTASGLTSNPDGIHIDAISQRKFGLRYFEAFSNKQHVLKPLIDENELININNARTHTKAEKIYMKSMDFALGKISYDKFVSQVMQINND; the protein is encoded by the coding sequence ATGATTAAGTCGTTTTTAATGTTAGGACAATCGAATATGGCTGGACGAGGGTTTATTCATGAAGTACCTCCGATTTATAATGAAAGAATACAAATGTTGCGTAATGGTAGATGGCAAATGATGACTGAGCCTATCAATTATGACCGTCCTGTTTCAGGAATAAGTCTGGCCGGTTCATTTGCAGATGCATGGTGTAGTCAAAATCAAGAAGATACTATTGGCTTAATTCCTTGTGCTGAAGGTGGAAGCTCACTGGATGAATGGGCTGTAGACGAAGTACTCTTTAGACATGCAATAACTGAAGCTAAATTTGCTATGCAAAGCAGTGAGTTAACAGGAATTCTATGGCATCAAGGAGAAAATGATAGTATCAATGGTAATTATAAAGTTTATTATAAAAAATTACTTTTAATTATTGAATCTCTTAGAAAGGAGTTGAATGCTCCAGATATTCCTCTCATTATTGGCGGTTTAGGAGATTTTTTAGGCAAAGAAGGATTTGGAAAAAGCTGTACTGAATATAACTTTATTAATCAAGAGTTGCAAAAATTTGCTTTTGAACAAGATAATTGTTACTTTGTCACCGCCTCAGGTTTAACTTCTAACCCTGATGGTATTCATATTGATGCAATTTCTCAAAGAAAATTTGGTTTACGATATTTTGAAGCCTTTTCTAATAAGCAACATGTTTTGAAACCATTAATTGATGAAAATGAGTTAATAAATATTAATAATGCTAGAACACATACTAAAGCAGAAAAGATATATATGAAAAGCATGGACTTTGCATTAGGAAAAATATCATATGATAAATTTGTATCTCAAGTTATGCAAATTAACAATGATTAA
- a CDS encoding PadR family transcriptional regulator, which yields MIPLLILGLLKENPGSYGYELLALMEERHYKYIVNFTKGSFYYNLQQLEEKQYIKKVDQLDNTRETRNYIITELGDKEFENLMYKYGSKTDYINLSFYAALLFGNEYKSEELTKLIEIQIEQTKKKISLLQQSIESYETPLTYFGKMLENSLSHHLVNVKWFEGLLKDIKNKN from the coding sequence TTGATACCATTATTAATTCTAGGTTTATTAAAAGAAAACCCAGGTTCTTATGGATATGAATTATTAGCCTTAATGGAAGAGAGACACTATAAATATATAGTAAATTTCACTAAGGGGTCATTCTATTATAATCTTCAACAATTAGAAGAAAAACAATATATTAAAAAAGTTGACCAATTAGATAATACTAGAGAGACGCGTAATTATATCATCACTGAACTAGGAGATAAAGAATTTGAAAATTTAATGTACAAGTATGGCTCTAAGACAGATTATATAAATTTATCTTTTTATGCAGCATTGCTATTTGGTAATGAATATAAAAGCGAGGAGCTAACAAAACTAATAGAAATACAAATCGAACAAACTAAAAAGAAAATTTCTTTATTGCAACAATCTATTGAGAGTTATGAAACTCCTCTTACTTATTTTGGAAAAATGTTGGAAAATTCACTTTCTCATCATTTAGTAAATGTTAAATGGTTTGAGGGACTGCTAAAAGATATAAAAAATAAAAATTAA
- a CDS encoding AraC family ligand binding domain-containing protein, with translation MLNEIRTVCFDAELSIEAYNFKGVMQKFPNHFHDYYVIGFIEKGKRHLSCKNKQFIIETGDLILFNPGDIHTCQQIDDRALDYRCINIKEDVMKKITFEIIGKEYLPNFKEVVLFHNELVSSLRELHLMIMEEEKNLKKEELFLFIIEQLIREYSNLFSDTTMQEASTEIKTVCDYLENNYMENVTLNQLSDLTGLSKYYLLHSFTKQKGISPYNYLQTIRISKAKKLLEQGVVPMDVAFKTGFTDQSHFTNFFKKLIGLTPKQYMNIFINRCRSKENE, from the coding sequence ATGTTAAATGAAATTAGAACTGTTTGTTTTGACGCAGAGTTGAGTATAGAGGCTTATAATTTTAAAGGTGTCATGCAGAAGTTTCCAAATCACTTTCACGACTATTATGTTATTGGGTTTATTGAAAAGGGTAAAAGGCATTTATCTTGTAAAAATAAGCAATTTATCATAGAAACAGGTGATTTAATATTATTTAATCCTGGTGATATTCATACATGCCAACAAATTGATGATAGAGCACTTGATTATCGATGTATTAATATTAAAGAGGATGTAATGAAAAAAATTACATTTGAAATAATAGGGAAGGAGTATCTTCCAAATTTTAAAGAAGTTGTTTTATTCCATAATGAGCTTGTATCTTCTTTAAGGGAGTTGCATCTTATGATAATGGAAGAGGAGAAGAATTTAAAAAAAGAAGAGTTGTTTTTGTTTATAATAGAACAATTGATAAGAGAATATTCAAATCTATTTTCTGACACAACTATGCAGGAAGCTAGTACGGAAATTAAGACAGTATGCGATTATTTAGAAAATAATTATATGGAAAATGTTACATTGAATCAATTGAGTGATTTAACTGGATTAAGTAAATATTATTTATTACACTCCTTTACTAAACAAAAAGGAATATCACCATACAATTATCTTCAAACGATTCGTATTAGTAAAGCAAAGAAACTGTTGGAACAGGGGGTTGTTCCAATGGATGTGGCATTCAAAACAGGATTTACAGATCAAAGTCATTTTACAAACTTTTTTAAGAAACTAATTGGGTTAACGCCAAAACAATATATGAATATTTTTATTAATAGATGCAGGAGTAAAGAAAATGAATAG
- a CDS encoding DMT family transporter, translating to MNSNKVKLGHLSAVITILIWGTTFISTKVLLKDFTPIEILVFRFAIGYITLLFIYPHHVKKVELKQELYFVIAGLSGVTLYFLLENISLIYTLATNVGVIISIAPFFTAIFAHLFLDNEKLTLRFFIGLMVAIIGILLIEFNGKFVLKLNPFGDILAILAAILWAVYSVIMKKISSFQYNTIISTRKVFFYGLIFMIPAIFIFDFKFQLYRFTSALNLMNILYLGFGASALCFVTWNWSVKVLGVVKTSVYIYMVPVITAGSSVVILHENITAISIIGIALTLTGLFISDGKQIIKLRREMNDERTRYKMRYSDK from the coding sequence ATGAATAGTAATAAAGTGAAATTAGGACATTTATCAGCAGTTATTACAATCTTAATTTGGGGAACAACTTTCATTTCAACTAAAGTATTATTAAAAGACTTTACACCCATTGAGATTTTAGTCTTTAGATTTGCAATTGGCTATATTACATTGTTGTTTATATATCCACATCATGTAAAAAAGGTTGAATTGAAACAAGAACTTTATTTTGTGATAGCTGGATTATCGGGAGTAACTTTGTATTTTCTTTTAGAAAATATTTCATTAATTTATACACTTGCAACTAATGTAGGTGTGATTATTTCAATTGCCCCATTTTTTACTGCTATTTTTGCGCATCTGTTTTTAGATAATGAAAAGTTAACATTACGCTTTTTCATTGGACTTATGGTAGCTATAATAGGAATACTTCTTATAGAATTTAATGGAAAGTTTGTTTTAAAATTAAATCCGTTTGGTGATATATTAGCAATACTTGCTGCTATTTTATGGGCTGTTTACTCTGTTATTATGAAGAAAATTAGTTCATTTCAATATAATACTATTATTTCCACGCGTAAAGTGTTTTTCTACGGATTAATTTTTATGATTCCGGCCATATTTATTTTTGATTTTAAGTTCCAATTATATAGATTCACTAGTGCATTAAACCTAATGAATATTTTATATTTAGGTTTTGGAGCATCTGCATTATGTTTTGTAACCTGGAATTGGTCAGTAAAGGTTTTGGGAGTAGTAAAAACAAGTGTATATATTTATATGGTGCCTGTAATAACAGCTGGCTCATCTGTTGTTATTTTACATGAAAACATAACTGCCATTTCAATTATAGGAATTGCTTTGACATTAACAGGACTTTTTATTTCTGATGGAAAACAAATTATAAAATTGAGGAGAGAAATGAATGATGAAAGAACAAGATACAAAATGCGTTATAGTGATAAATGA
- a CDS encoding DUF2000 domain-containing protein: protein MKEQDTKCVIVINEDLPLGVIANTSTILGITLGKCIPEFVGEDTFDASGKCHLGIIKIPVPILKGNQEILRKLREELYAQYYDDMIVADFSDVAQGCNIYSEYIQKSAITPEEEHTYFGIAICGNKKKVNKLTGSMPLLR, encoded by the coding sequence ATGAAAGAACAAGATACAAAATGCGTTATAGTGATAAATGAAGATCTTCCTTTAGGAGTTATTGCAAATACTTCTACAATATTAGGTATTACATTAGGAAAGTGTATTCCAGAATTTGTAGGAGAAGATACATTTGATGCTTCAGGAAAATGTCATCTGGGAATAATTAAAATTCCAGTTCCCATCCTTAAAGGAAATCAAGAAATTCTAAGAAAATTAAGAGAGGAATTATATGCTCAATATTACGACGATATGATTGTAGCTGACTTTTCTGATGTTGCACAAGGTTGTAATATTTATAGTGAATATATACAGAAATCAGCAATTACGCCAGAGGAAGAGCATACTTATTTTGGTATTGCTATCTGTGGTAATAAGAAAAAAGTCAATAAATTAACAGGGAGTATGCCGTTGTTGAGATAA
- a CDS encoding Lsa family ABC-F type ribosomal protection protein produces the protein MSLINVTNLTFAYEGSYDTVFENISFQIDTDWKLGFTGRNGRGKTTFLNLLLGKYKYVGNISANVTFEYFPYEVKEQENFTIDVIKEISPNSMDWEIMKELSLLDVEEDILYRQFYTLSKGEQTKALLVAMFLKENSFLLIDEPTNHLDAESRKKLSNYLKRKNGFILISHDRSFLDNCIDHILSINKTNIEIQKGDFSSWWENKKRQDSFELAENEKLKKDINRLSKSAKRSSNWSNEVEKSKKGTTNSGSKLDKGYVGHKAAKMMKRSKSIENRQQGAIDEKSKLLKNIESSDRLKISQLVYHKNKLVELENVSIFYGDTIVCEDVGFSIEQGDRISLKGKNGSGKSSIIKLICGENIKYTGTFRKGSELKISYVSQDTSHLKGNLTDYALENNIDESLFKLILRKLDFSRIQFEKDMSSFSGGQKKKVLIAKSLCEKVHLHIWDEPLNFIDVISRMQIEQLLLEYSPTLLFVEHDSEFCKNVATKFFEL, from the coding sequence ATGTCTTTAATAAATGTTACAAATCTGACCTTCGCTTATGAAGGCAGTTATGATACTGTTTTTGAAAATATTAGCTTTCAAATTGATACTGATTGGAAATTGGGCTTTACGGGAAGAAATGGACGAGGAAAAACTACATTTTTGAATCTTTTATTAGGGAAGTACAAATATGTTGGAAATATTTCTGCCAATGTAACTTTTGAATATTTTCCATATGAGGTGAAGGAACAAGAAAATTTCACCATAGATGTAATAAAGGAAATTAGTCCAAATTCAATGGATTGGGAAATAATGAAAGAATTATCGCTGCTCGATGTAGAAGAAGATATTTTGTATAGACAATTTTATACACTATCAAAAGGAGAACAGACCAAAGCACTGCTAGTTGCTATGTTTTTGAAAGAAAATTCATTTTTGCTTATTGATGAACCAACCAATCATTTGGATGCTGAATCTAGAAAAAAGCTTAGCAATTACTTGAAAAGAAAGAATGGATTTATTCTAATTTCACATGATAGATCTTTTTTGGATAATTGTATTGATCATATCCTTTCAATAAATAAGACAAATATAGAAATACAGAAAGGTGATTTTTCTAGCTGGTGGGAAAATAAAAAAAGGCAGGATAGCTTTGAGTTAGCAGAAAACGAAAAGCTTAAGAAAGATATTAATCGTCTATCGAAGTCTGCCAAGCGATCAAGCAATTGGTCAAATGAAGTGGAAAAATCAAAAAAAGGAACAACAAACTCTGGCTCTAAACTTGATAAGGGTTATGTTGGCCATAAGGCTGCTAAGATGATGAAACGTTCCAAGTCAATCGAAAACAGACAGCAAGGTGCTATTGATGAAAAGTCTAAGCTTCTCAAAAATATTGAAAGCTCTGATAGATTGAAGATTTCCCAGCTTGTTTATCATAAAAATAAGCTTGTGGAACTTGAGAATGTTTCAATTTTTTATGGTGATACCATAGTTTGCGAAGATGTTGGTTTTAGTATTGAACAAGGTGACCGAATTTCACTTAAAGGCAAAAATGGTTCAGGAAAATCAAGTATTATCAAGCTTATTTGTGGTGAGAATATAAAATATACAGGTACTTTCAGAAAAGGAAGTGAGCTTAAAATATCATATGTATCACAGGATACCTCGCATCTTAAGGGTAACTTAACTGATTACGCTCTTGAAAACAATATTGATGAAAGTCTTTTTAAATTAATATTAAGAAAACTTGATTTTTCAAGAATTCAATTTGAAAAGGATATGTCATCTTTTAGCGGAGGGCAGAAGAAAAAAGTATTAATTGCAAAAAGTCTCTGCGAGAAAGTTCATTTGCATATTTGGGATGAACCGCTTAATTTTATTGATGTTATATCGCGTATGCAGATAGAACAATTACTGCTTGAATATTCACCAACATTATTATTTGTAGAGCATGACAGTGAATTTTGCAAAAATGTTGCAACAAAGTTTTTTGAGCTTTAG
- a CDS encoding MarR family winged helix-turn-helix transcriptional regulator has translation MDRKVYDKKPSPCNCLNIRRASQALTEVYDEFISPSNLKLGQFSLLKHINQLGPVSVSDLASAIRLDRTTLVRNLKPLEQSGFIEDMSTEGTRNRQLKLTDKGIETYKYAEELWEKAQNFLEEYLGKDNIDVFTTLLSKIEALVP, from the coding sequence ATGGATAGAAAAGTTTATGATAAAAAACCATCTCCTTGTAATTGTCTTAATATTAGAAGAGCTTCACAAGCCCTTACTGAAGTTTATGATGAATTTATTTCACCAAGTAATTTAAAGTTAGGTCAGTTCTCATTACTTAAACATATAAACCAATTAGGACCAGTAAGTGTAAGTGATTTAGCTTCAGCCATAAGGTTAGATAGAACTACTCTTGTGAGAAATCTTAAACCTTTAGAACAAAGTGGATTTATAGAAGATATGTCAACAGAAGGAACTAGAAATAGGCAGCTTAAGTTAACAGATAAAGGAATTGAAACCTATAAATACGCAGAAGAACTTTGGGAAAAAGCACAAAATTTTTTAGAAGAATATTTAGGCAAAGACAATATAGATGTTTTTACAACATTGCTCTCTAAAATTGAGGCTTTAGTGCCTTAA
- a CDS encoding epoxyqueuosine reductase, with amino-acid sequence MGTIEQMIQKKAYELGYEKCGIIPINLMDEYAEKFNERIEKIPKSKMFYQSQQRLANPKQIYPWAKSVVVLTVPYGKYKVPEILNGRIAKAYLFDTRVDENTKEYQNNRVLEKYMQELGLRVETNQKFGVVGMRWAALQSGAGIIRRNNFLYTESGSWVHLEAWVTDREMELKETNNVVPCPKSCNRCRESCPTKSLCAPYTMSPTECISFLTTFGGRDLPKEPLSKTFGNCIYGCEICQDVCPMNKGKWKGEEEFPGLSELSSSLTPENILNMEEDFYRDNVQPKFFYLSAEDLWKWKVNVLCYMRNNYKESYKTLIINACNNENDKVSEMACSICKELCLQ; translated from the coding sequence ATGGGTACAATTGAGCAAATGATTCAAAAAAAGGCTTACGAATTAGGTTATGAAAAGTGTGGTATTATTCCAATTAATTTAATGGATGAATATGCTGAAAAGTTTAATGAACGTATTGAAAAAATTCCAAAATCAAAGATGTTTTATCAGAGTCAGCAGCGTTTGGCTAATCCTAAACAAATATATCCATGGGCAAAGTCTGTAGTGGTACTTACAGTACCATACGGAAAATACAAGGTTCCAGAGATATTAAATGGACGTATAGCTAAGGCATATTTATTTGATACACGTGTTGATGAAAATACAAAAGAATATCAGAACAATCGTGTATTGGAAAAATATATGCAAGAACTTGGTTTAAGAGTAGAGACAAATCAAAAATTTGGAGTGGTTGGAATGCGCTGGGCAGCTTTGCAATCCGGAGCTGGTATCATTCGTAGAAATAATTTTTTATACACAGAGTCTGGTTCATGGGTTCATCTTGAAGCGTGGGTAACTGACAGAGAAATGGAATTAAAGGAAACAAATAATGTTGTACCATGTCCAAAGTCGTGTAATCGCTGCAGGGAATCTTGTCCTACAAAATCTCTTTGTGCACCATATACTATGTCACCTACGGAATGTATTTCATTTCTTACAACTTTTGGTGGGCGTGATTTGCCAAAGGAACCGTTAAGCAAAACATTTGGAAACTGTATTTATGGATGTGAGATTTGCCAAGATGTATGCCCTATGAATAAAGGGAAATGGAAGGGAGAAGAAGAATTTCCTGGTCTTTCAGAATTATCTTCTTCATTAACACCAGAGAATATTTTAAATATGGAAGAAGATTTTTATCGTGACAATGTGCAGCCAAAGTTCTTTTATTTATCAGCAGAAGATCTTTGGAAATGGAAGGTAAATGTATTGTGTTATATGCGTAATAATTATAAAGAAAGTTATAAAACACTTATTATAAATGCATGCAATAATGAAAATGATAAAGTAAGCGAAATGGCTTGCTCAATTTGTAAGGAACTTTGTTTACAATAA
- a CDS encoding GGDEF domain-containing protein, translating to MILSFFQNACILIASMSAVQHFIRNKKVYPDMLLKSKILWGVYNAILGIILMINSVPITADTFIDFRYIAILLSSIYGGILSSIISSIFIGIFRFLYLGISNISLIGLIDALLMGIGFGIIALLKLSKKSKYIYSMLLFIMISVIVPFILARNQPLIVKAVIVYYSGYLIVSYLSIKYAEYILETVKIYQRLKNEATKDYLTGLNNVRQFDNSFNDISQMIIRKEKELSMLFIDVDFFKKINDTYGHDAGDAILKGLAPIFLNTCRTYDVVSRMGGEEFSIILLDCSESKAVKIAERLRKNVENNDFYISDDKTIKITISIGISSYPRLTSQIDDLLENADIALYEAKNTGRNKVVLFNNEKHNV from the coding sequence ATGATTCTTAGTTTTTTTCAGAATGCATGCATTTTAATAGCATCTATGAGTGCTGTTCAACATTTTATTAGAAATAAGAAAGTTTACCCAGATATGTTGCTTAAAAGTAAGATTTTATGGGGAGTTTATAACGCGATATTAGGTATAATATTGATGATAAATAGTGTGCCGATCACAGCGGACACATTTATTGATTTTAGATACATAGCAATTTTATTGTCCTCTATTTATGGTGGTATTCTATCTTCAATTATTTCTTCTATTTTTATAGGTATTTTTAGGTTTTTATATTTAGGGATTTCTAACATATCGCTAATTGGATTAATAGATGCTTTATTAATGGGGATTGGATTTGGAATTATTGCTTTATTAAAGTTATCAAAAAAAAGTAAATATATTTATTCTATGCTTCTTTTTATTATGATATCAGTTATTGTACCGTTTATATTAGCAAGAAATCAACCATTAATTGTTAAAGCAGTGATTGTATACTATTCTGGATATTTAATAGTATCTTATCTTTCAATTAAATATGCAGAATATATATTGGAAACTGTTAAAATTTATCAAAGATTAAAAAATGAAGCAACAAAAGATTATTTGACGGGTTTGAATAATGTAAGGCAATTTGACAATAGTTTTAATGATATTTCTCAGATGATTATACGAAAAGAAAAAGAATTATCTATGTTATTTATAGATGTTGATTTTTTTAAGAAAATAAATGACACTTATGGTCATGATGCAGGAGATGCTATTTTAAAGGGCTTAGCTCCAATCTTTCTTAATACATGTAGAACTTATGATGTCGTATCTAGAATGGGTGGGGAAGAGTTTTCTATAATATTATTAGATTGTTCAGAGTCTAAAGCTGTAAAAATTGCTGAAAGATTAAGAAAGAATGTTGAAAATAATGATTTCTATATTTCAGATGATAAAACTATAAAAATTACAATTTCAATTGGAATATCATCATATCCTAGACTGACAAGTCAAATTGATGATTTGCTTGAAAATGCTGATATTGCATTATATGAAGCAAAAAACACTGGAAGAAATAAAGTGGTGTTATTTAACAATGAAAAACATAATGTATAA